The Brevibacillus brevis genome contains a region encoding:
- the remB gene encoding extracellular matrix regulator RemB, producing MFIHIGGDTVVSTKEVISILDHQTVKSSKINKAFLLEKSKTVVDHSEEETKSYVITQNAIYCSPISSLTLKRRAQFVDSLDQFPFVQAEVEELTE from the coding sequence ATGTTTATTCACATTGGTGGAGATACTGTGGTGAGCACGAAGGAAGTCATTTCCATTCTTGATCATCAGACTGTGAAATCCTCAAAAATCAATAAAGCGTTCTTGCTTGAAAAAAGTAAGACAGTTGTTGACCATAGCGAGGAAGAAACGAAGTCTTATGTAATCACCCAGAACGCCATTTACTGTTCACCTATTTCTTCTCTGACGCTGAAGCGACGCGCTCAGTTCGTGGACAGCTTGGATCAGTTTCCCTTTGTACAAGCTGAAGTGGAGGAGTTGACAGAGTAG